One window from the genome of Pseudobdellovibrionaceae bacterium encodes:
- a CDS encoding peptidylprolyl isomerase encodes MQQVSAKTVDEIIIIVANQVILQSDLEHFKSNLKNQKLVDFEYASLFSNSNLENDEKAQLDYLVSEKLFIHSAKKIGIYDNVADNLDKEIGKIAASNQLTLSELKKEIQKEGVDFEDYKSFTLNSLVRKRVIEQVIASKIDISEADIIQHMQRSGSKTFIPKFEYKLSHILVNRSADIDMIENAIKKNGFYNSLKYSENDSEHGELGTFKEGEMTPTIEKIVKTLKVNEISPPIYVGDNVFFIKLDDKIRINSLPNTPEVRQIRAELIQKSLSREIEKWLEDQKETNHIKYFKS; translated from the coding sequence GTGCAACAAGTAAGTGCCAAAACAGTAGATGAGATCATCATCATCGTTGCTAACCAAGTGATCTTACAAAGTGACCTTGAGCATTTTAAATCCAATCTTAAAAATCAAAAGCTAGTAGACTTTGAATATGCTAGTCTATTTTCAAATTCAAATTTAGAAAATGACGAAAAAGCCCAATTGGACTATCTGGTAAGTGAAAAACTATTCATCCACAGTGCTAAAAAAATAGGTATCTATGACAATGTGGCTGATAACCTAGATAAAGAGATCGGAAAGATTGCCGCTTCAAACCAACTGACTTTAAGTGAACTCAAAAAGGAAATCCAAAAGGAAGGCGTGGACTTTGAAGACTACAAAAGCTTTACTCTTAACTCGTTAGTCAGAAAAAGAGTCATCGAACAAGTCATTGCTTCAAAGATCGACATTTCTGAAGCTGACATCATTCAACACATGCAGCGTTCAGGTTCAAAAACTTTTATTCCGAAATTTGAATATAAACTTTCTCATATCCTTGTGAACCGTTCTGCTGACATTGATATGATTGAAAATGCCATTAAGAAAAATGGCTTTTATAACTCCCTTAAATATTCTGAGAATGACAGTGAGCACGGTGAGCTAGGTACTTTTAAAGAAGGTGAAATGACACCTACAATCGAGAAGATTGTTAAGACTCTAAAAGTAAACGAAATCAGTCCACCTATTTATGTCGGAGATAATGTCTTCTTCATCAAATTAGATGATAAAATTCGAATCAACAGCTTACCTAACACGCCTGAAGTCAGACAGATTCGTGCAGAACTGATACAGAAAAGTCTTTCTCGTGAAATTGAAAAATGGCTAGAAGACCAAAAAGAAACAAACCATATTAAATATTTTAAATCATAA
- a CDS encoding peptidyl-prolyl cis-trans isomerase: protein MRHSIIKLSLIILLGVSLSSCKKKQDLFNENIISSSHKSLTGFEFSNLLVRKFIEQDIKYPKPDVVAVIKRQIVEDFIIQSTYEKFASENNIFVKKESLDEAFEKLVDSYPDRESFEIFLNEAGLKVSDVRSSIKDRLLRQLVREQIMKDFKTEITEDDLKNYYNQNKQDFHREKQLHLKQIVVEHEEEALKIQDLLKIGNNKNYESLAQKYSLAPEKIKGGDLGWVNVSDYPAFAEAEKTSNGRISSIIKSANGYHIFKVVNRRAAQDLPYNNVKTDIKRLLERQLQEQFVAQWLKERAAQLDIEINNDLLSKIVVNRPSSY, encoded by the coding sequence ATGAGACATTCAATTATCAAGCTAAGCTTAATAATCCTTTTGGGTGTCTCTCTTTCTTCCTGTAAAAAGAAGCAAGATCTTTTTAACGAAAATATCATTTCATCTTCACACAAATCATTAACGGGGTTTGAGTTCTCTAACCTCTTGGTCCGCAAGTTCATTGAGCAAGATATAAAATATCCCAAACCCGATGTTGTGGCTGTTATTAAAAGACAAATCGTTGAAGACTTTATCATTCAATCCACTTATGAAAAATTTGCCAGTGAAAACAATATTTTCGTCAAAAAAGAGAGCTTAGATGAAGCCTTTGAAAAACTTGTAGACTCATATCCTGATCGCGAAAGCTTTGAAATCTTTTTGAATGAAGCAGGTCTTAAGGTTTCTGATGTGCGCTCCTCTATTAAAGATCGTCTTTTAAGACAACTGGTCCGTGAGCAAATCATGAAGGACTTTAAAACTGAGATCACCGAAGACGATCTCAAAAATTATTACAACCAAAATAAACAAGATTTTCACCGTGAAAAGCAACTCCACCTAAAACAGATTGTTGTCGAACACGAAGAAGAGGCCTTAAAAATTCAAGATCTACTTAAGATTGGGAATAATAAAAATTATGAGTCTTTAGCGCAAAAGTACTCCCTTGCCCCAGAAAAAATCAAAGGGGGGGATTTAGGCTGGGTGAATGTCTCTGATTATCCCGCGTTTGCAGAAGCCGAAAAGACCTCTAATGGGCGAATCTCATCTATCATTAAAAGTGCCAACGGCTATCACATCTTTAAGGTCGTAAATCGCCGTGCTGCGCAAGATTTGCCTTATAATAATGTTAAAACGGATATTAAACGCCTTTTAGAACGCCAGCTCCAAGAGCAGTTTGTGGCCCAGTGGTTAAAAGAGCGTGCTGCACAACTAGATATAGAAATTAACAATGACCTACTGAGTAAGATCGTGGTAAATAGACCTAGTAGCTACTAG
- a CDS encoding peptidylprolyl isomerase — translation MLRLLAFFFLIPTHSYAQILAKVGNQAITVEEFKKEFQKTKENIGMLPFEPTPEQFLEDMIRYRIGLQEANKKKITKIPEVKKKLEQELYKALLEVELAKKVEAIKIKDSEISAFYNRYPNVRTSHILVRYPVDATPTQIQEAKQRAQTIYGKVVKSNRPFKESVGLYSEDEISKASEGDIGYQSILTLHPAYYEAARKLRQGQIAGPIQTRFGFHILQLTGVQPFSEANKEQVRIALFDDKRKNIVDNYFKDLKKQYQISINPEALKK, via the coding sequence ATGTTAAGACTACTTGCGTTTTTCTTTTTGATCCCTACACACTCTTACGCTCAGATTTTAGCAAAAGTGGGCAATCAAGCTATCACTGTTGAAGAGTTCAAAAAAGAATTCCAAAAAACCAAAGAAAATATAGGCATGCTCCCCTTTGAACCCACTCCTGAACAATTTCTTGAAGACATGATCCGTTATCGAATTGGTTTACAGGAAGCCAACAAAAAAAAGATCACCAAAATCCCTGAGGTTAAAAAGAAGCTGGAACAGGAATTATACAAGGCCTTACTTGAAGTGGAATTAGCAAAAAAAGTAGAGGCGATTAAGATCAAAGACTCTGAAATCAGTGCCTTCTATAATCGTTATCCAAATGTTAGGACTAGCCACATCCTTGTCCGTTACCCTGTAGATGCCACACCTACACAAATTCAAGAGGCTAAACAACGCGCACAAACTATTTATGGTAAAGTTGTTAAATCCAACCGTCCTTTCAAAGAGTCTGTTGGCCTTTATTCTGAAGATGAAATCAGCAAAGCCTCCGAGGGTGATATCGGTTACCAATCTATTTTAACACTCCATCCTGCATACTACGAAGCCGCTCGTAAACTACGTCAAGGGCAGATTGCTGGCCCCATTCAAACTCGCTTTGGTTTCCATATCTTACAACTCACAGGAGTACAGCCATTTAGTGAAGCTAATAAAGAACAAGTACGCATTGCGCTTTTTGATGATAAAAGAAAAAATATCGTGGATAATTACTTTAAGGATTTGAAAAAACAGTACCAAATCAGTATAAATCCTGAGGCTCTAAAAAAATAA
- a CDS encoding lysophospholipid acyltransferase family protein has translation MLKKILNSPIFLSIVVFLGYLFFRISMLTWRKKVVLHPDLQKLLNQDELISVGFWHQDIFACLYLIGKFKTVSMVSDSKDGELIARMIQCFGGQVVRGSSRKGAIKALKAMLKMAKTTRLWTVISVDGPIGPRNKAKSGIIEVSRIGGSHIVPLGVYASKKWVLEKTWDQTEIPKFFSKVVYYFGPPFSPKTLDPKSENDQNILSEAIMAAQKNAMLICSGNK, from the coding sequence ATGCTTAAAAAAATTCTTAACAGCCCTATCTTTCTCTCCATTGTGGTCTTTTTAGGCTATCTCTTTTTTCGTATCTCCATGCTGACTTGGCGCAAGAAAGTCGTCCTTCACCCAGATCTCCAAAAACTACTAAACCAAGACGAACTGATTAGTGTTGGTTTTTGGCATCAGGATATTTTTGCCTGCCTATACCTAATAGGAAAATTCAAAACCGTATCCATGGTTTCTGATAGCAAAGACGGTGAACTCATAGCCCGCATGATTCAATGCTTTGGAGGTCAAGTAGTGCGAGGCTCATCACGTAAAGGAGCCATTAAAGCCTTAAAAGCCATGCTTAAAATGGCCAAGACAACACGACTTTGGACTGTGATTTCCGTTGATGGTCCAATTGGACCAAGAAATAAAGCCAAATCTGGCATCATCGAAGTCTCGCGCATTGGAGGCTCACATATCGTCCCTCTTGGAGTTTATGCTTCAAAAAAATGGGTTTTAGAGAAGACCTGGGACCAAACCGAAATTCCAAAATTTTTTAGTAAAGTGGTGTACTACTTTGGTCCACCATTTTCACCTAAAACTCTAGACCCCAAGTCAGAAAACGATCAGAATATATTATCAGAGGCAATAATGGCTGCTCAGAAAAATGCGATGTTAATATGTTCTGGGAATAAGTAG